A stretch of the Streptomyces sp. WMMB303 genome encodes the following:
- a CDS encoding LCP family protein, which translates to MLLLAAGGVGHAMVTGLSEDVRRVDPFDDLDTDSRPKGDNGVNFLVVGTDRRDGISATQKERYNLGGSACDCTDTMLLVHLSGDRDRASVVSLPRDTYTELPPHKDRATGKRVAARPAKLNAAYTAGGAPLTVRAVEKLTDVHVDHYLEVDFTSFMSTVDVLGGVPVCTTEPLKDSYSGLDLPKGTTKLNGGQALQYVRARHLDGGSDLSRMKRQQHFLASVISRATDTGVLMNPVRFNKVAATLLESVRADPGFGTEQMMALGRAMRGFRLASSEFASVPLSDVDHRVPGLGSTVEWDRPRAAKLFAALRADRPLSAPAEPDPAASGPAASERDGSDRGGSASDGGPRVEVAPREIRVEVANATGRRGLGARIDRELRGTGFATTGAPSNARHAGHARTTVAYDPRWDRSARSLAAALPGAKLVKDPDRGARMKVTIGDPDQHVRPVRAPAAHGTPDEAPMRGDEADCS; encoded by the coding sequence GTGCTGCTGCTGGCCGCCGGCGGGGTCGGCCATGCGATGGTGACCGGACTGAGCGAGGACGTGCGCAGGGTCGACCCGTTCGACGACCTCGACACCGACAGTCGCCCCAAGGGCGACAACGGCGTCAACTTCCTCGTCGTCGGGACCGACCGGCGGGACGGGATCTCGGCGACCCAGAAGGAGCGGTACAACCTGGGCGGCTCGGCCTGCGACTGCACGGACACGATGCTGCTGGTGCACCTCTCCGGCGACCGGGACCGGGCCAGCGTCGTCAGCCTCCCCCGCGACACCTACACCGAGCTCCCGCCGCACAAGGACCGCGCGACCGGCAAGCGGGTGGCCGCGCGGCCGGCCAAACTGAACGCCGCCTATACCGCGGGCGGCGCCCCGCTGACCGTGCGGGCGGTGGAGAAACTCACCGACGTGCACGTCGACCACTACCTGGAGGTCGACTTCACCAGCTTCATGAGCACGGTGGACGTCCTGGGCGGCGTTCCGGTCTGCACCACCGAGCCGCTCAAGGACAGCTACTCGGGACTCGACCTGCCCAAGGGCACCACCAAACTGAACGGCGGCCAGGCGCTGCAGTACGTGCGGGCCCGGCACCTGGACGGCGGCTCGGACCTGAGCCGGATGAAGCGGCAGCAGCACTTCCTCGCCTCGGTCATCTCCCGGGCCACGGACACCGGGGTCCTGATGAACCCCGTGCGCTTCAACAAGGTGGCCGCCACTCTGCTGGAGTCGGTCCGCGCCGATCCCGGATTCGGCACCGAGCAGATGATGGCCCTGGGCCGGGCGATGCGCGGGTTCAGGCTCGCCTCCTCGGAGTTCGCCTCGGTGCCGCTGTCCGACGTCGACCACCGGGTGCCCGGACTGGGCTCCACCGTCGAATGGGACCGGCCCAGGGCGGCGAAGCTGTTCGCGGCCCTGCGCGCGGACCGCCCGCTCTCCGCACCGGCCGAACCCGATCCGGCGGCGTCCGGTCCGGCGGCGTCCGAGCGGGACGGCTCCGACCGAGGGGGCTCCGCCTCGGACGGGGGACCGCGGGTCGAGGTCGCCCCGCGCGAGATCCGCGTCGAGGTCGCGAACGCCACGGGCCGGCGAGGGCTCGGGGCACGGATCGACCGGGAGCTGCGCGGCACCGGTTTCGCCACCACCGGCGCGCCCTCCAACGCACGGCACGCCGGGCACGCCCGGACGACCGTCGCCTACGACCCGCGCTGGGACCGCTCGGCCCGCTCGCTGGCCGCGGCGCTGCCGGGGGCGAAGCTGGTGAAGGACCCGGACCGCGGCGCGCGGATGAAGGTCACGATCGGCGACCCGGACCAGCACGTGCGGCCTGTGCGTGCCCCGGCCGCGCACGGCACCCCGGATGAGGCCCCGATGCGCGGGGACGAGGCCGACTGCAGCTGA
- a CDS encoding acyl-CoA thioesterase: MTHQAHTAHGELPGKPTAASRTTLSHIMTAGDTNLLGTVHGGVIMKLADDAAGAVAGRHSEGPAVTASMDEMVFLEPVRVGDLVHVKAQVNWVGRTSMEVGVRVLAERWNESTPATQVGSAYLVFAAIDEDGKPRSVPPVIPETEQDRRRYQEAQIRRTHRLARRRAIKELRASRSPA, from the coding sequence ATGACCCACCAGGCGCACACGGCGCACGGCGAGCTCCCCGGCAAGCCGACGGCCGCCTCCCGTACCACGCTCTCCCACATCATGACGGCGGGTGACACCAACCTGCTCGGGACCGTGCACGGCGGGGTGATCATGAAGCTGGCCGACGACGCGGCCGGGGCCGTGGCCGGGCGCCACTCGGAGGGCCCTGCCGTCACCGCCTCCATGGACGAGATGGTCTTCCTCGAACCGGTCAGAGTCGGCGACCTCGTCCATGTGAAGGCCCAGGTCAACTGGGTCGGACGGACCTCCATGGAGGTCGGCGTACGGGTGCTGGCGGAGCGCTGGAACGAGTCGACGCCCGCCACCCAGGTCGGCTCCGCCTATCTGGTCTTCGCGGCGATCGACGAGGACGGCAAGCCGCGTTCCGTCCCGCCGGTGATCCCGGAGACCGAGCAGGACCGGCGCCGCTACCAGGAGGCGCAGATCCGCCGCACCCACCGGCTGGCACGCCGCCGCGCCATCAAGGAACTGCGCGCCAGCCGCTCCCCGGCCTGA
- a CDS encoding LCP family protein gives MNQWPDGWTDSSRGREGRGRGAPRPDPTRVMPHTSAPGVPPQTRGSGQGGPGYGPGGHDARYGQPQDGYDSGYSEGQVYGGGRGGGGDYGGRPRPDWRRRTKWTLLTLVVVLLVWSVGTYFWADSKLRREVDLSIVEDRPDAGDGTNYLIVGSDSREGMSGEERKNLHTGGPTDGGRTDSIMILHVGSNGNTMISLPRDSNVEVPSYTGSESGKKYPAKGRQTKINATYAEDGPTLLVRTVEHNTGLRIDHYAEIGFGGFAKIVDAVGGVEMDIPRDIKDKKSGADFQKGKQTLDGREALAFVRTRYALPGSDLDRTKNQQKFLAALANQAATPGTVLNPFKLYPTMGAGLDTLKVDKDMSLWNVASMFWAMKGVSGGDGTSMNMPISGSTPNGNLQWDKAKVKKLVGQLNNDEKVTVTSDR, from the coding sequence ATGAATCAGTGGCCCGATGGTTGGACCGACAGCTCGCGGGGCCGGGAAGGTCGTGGCCGCGGCGCGCCCCGGCCCGACCCCACACGTGTCATGCCCCATACATCGGCTCCCGGCGTGCCCCCGCAGACCCGGGGCTCCGGGCAGGGCGGCCCCGGGTACGGCCCGGGCGGCCACGACGCGCGCTACGGACAGCCGCAGGACGGCTACGACTCCGGCTACAGCGAGGGCCAGGTCTACGGCGGCGGCCGCGGCGGCGGCGGTGACTACGGCGGCCGTCCCCGGCCGGACTGGCGCCGCCGCACCAAGTGGACACTGCTCACCCTGGTCGTCGTCCTGCTGGTGTGGTCGGTCGGCACCTACTTCTGGGCGGACTCCAAGCTGCGCCGGGAGGTGGACCTCAGCATCGTCGAGGACCGCCCCGACGCGGGCGACGGCACCAACTATCTGATCGTCGGCTCGGACAGCCGCGAGGGCATGAGCGGCGAGGAGCGGAAGAACCTGCACACCGGCGGGCCCACCGACGGCGGCCGCACCGACTCGATCATGATTCTGCACGTCGGCAGCAACGGGAACACGATGATCTCGCTGCCGCGTGACTCCAACGTCGAGGTGCCGTCCTACACCGGGTCCGAATCCGGCAAGAAGTACCCGGCCAAGGGCCGGCAGACGAAGATCAACGCGACCTACGCCGAGGACGGGCCCACGCTCCTGGTCCGGACCGTCGAGCACAACACCGGGCTGCGGATCGACCACTACGCGGAGATCGGCTTCGGCGGCTTCGCCAAGATCGTGGACGCGGTCGGCGGCGTGGAGATGGACATCCCCCGCGACATCAAGGACAAGAAGTCCGGCGCCGACTTCCAGAAGGGCAAGCAGACCCTCGACGGCCGGGAGGCGCTCGCCTTCGTCCGCACCCGGTACGCGCTGCCCGGCAGCGACCTGGACCGCACCAAGAACCAGCAGAAGTTCCTCGCCGCACTGGCGAACCAGGCCGCGACCCCCGGCACCGTGCTCAACCCGTTCAAGCTCTACCCGACGATGGGCGCGGGTCTGGACACCCTCAAGGTCGACAAGGACATGAGCCTGTGGAACGTCGCCTCGATGTTCTGGGCGATGAAGGGCGTCTCCGGCGGCGACGGCACCTCCATGAACATGCCGATCTCCGGTTCGACGCCGAACGGCAACCTGCAGTGGGACAAGGCCAAGGTCAAGAAGCTCGTCGGCCAGCTCAACAACGACGAGAAGGTGACGGTGACCTCCGACCGCTGA
- a CDS encoding VOC family protein, whose product MAIPTMGVVVLDCPDPLRLADFYARMLGWTVDPGGDSTWAEVRDTDGRRRLAFQEASGFVPPQWPSGEHSQQLHLDLDVPRAHLEDAEREVLALGARLIQDDADGARDFRVYLDPAGHPFCLCLCDH is encoded by the coding sequence ATGGCCATCCCCACGATGGGCGTAGTCGTACTCGACTGCCCCGACCCCCTGCGCCTGGCGGACTTCTACGCCCGGATGCTGGGCTGGACGGTGGATCCGGGCGGCGACAGCACGTGGGCCGAGGTGCGGGACACCGACGGCCGCAGGCGGCTGGCGTTTCAGGAGGCGTCCGGGTTCGTCCCACCGCAGTGGCCGAGCGGGGAGCACTCCCAGCAGCTCCATCTCGACCTCGACGTGCCACGGGCCCACCTGGAGGATGCCGAGCGGGAGGTGCTGGCGCTGGGCGCCCGGCTCATCCAGGACGACGCCGACGGTGCTCGGGATTTCCGCGTCTACCTCGACCCGGCGGGGCACCCCTTCTGCCTGTGCCTGTGCGACCACTGA
- a CDS encoding CGNR zinc finger domain-containing protein, translating to MGDREAPESLRLVQEFVNTLDIEAGTDGLASPADLARFADDHGLARYRLGPADLADLRELREALRAACTAHTGTAVPPEAAASLERLLDAAPLALRLGSRGEAVLRPAPGRTGLPALTAQLAARIAAAAGEGTWQRLKACEAHDCRWVYYDRSPAGRSRWCSMAVCGSRAKMRTYRARRS from the coding sequence GTGGGAGACAGAGAAGCACCCGAGTCCCTCCGTCTGGTGCAGGAGTTCGTGAACACCCTCGACATCGAAGCCGGCACCGACGGGCTGGCCTCCCCGGCGGACCTGGCCCGATTCGCCGACGACCACGGGCTGGCGCGATACCGGCTCGGCCCGGCCGACCTGGCGGACCTCCGCGAGCTCCGGGAGGCGCTGCGCGCGGCCTGTACGGCACACACGGGCACGGCGGTGCCGCCGGAGGCGGCAGCATCGCTGGAGCGGCTGCTGGACGCGGCACCGCTCGCGCTGCGGCTCGGATCCCGGGGTGAAGCCGTGCTGCGCCCCGCACCCGGCCGCACGGGCCTTCCCGCCCTCACGGCTCAGCTGGCCGCCCGGATCGCCGCCGCGGCGGGCGAAGGCACCTGGCAGCGGCTGAAGGCGTGCGAGGCGCACGACTGCCGCTGGGTCTACTACGACCGCAGCCCGGCGGGGCGCAGCCGCTGGTGCAGCATGGCCGTCTGCGGGAGCCGCGCCAAGATGCGCACCTACCGCGCCCGGCGCAGCTAG
- a CDS encoding UDP-glucose/GDP-mannose dehydrogenase family protein, with protein sequence MASPKITVIGLGYLGATHAAAMAELGFEVLGLDVVPEKMRKLEQGQAPMFEPGLEDLLRAHVAGVEGSTGRLRFTDSWEELGAFGDVHFLCVNTPQKHGEFACDMSYVERAVDSLAPHLHGPALVVGKSTVPVGSAERLATRIAELAPAGQEAELAWNPEFLRESFAVKDTLHPDRIVVGVGGPRGEGLLREVYAQPVAEGTPFLVTDFPTAELVKTAANSFLATKISFINAMAEVCEAANGDVVKLAEAIGHDDRIGHKFLRAGIGFGGGCLPKDIRAFMARAGELGASEALTFLREVDSINMRRRAQMVELARDALGGVLLGKRIAVLGATFKPDSDDVRDSPALNVAGQLHLQGAQVTVYDPKGMENARAVFPTLGYADSALEAARGADVVLHLTEWPEFKELDPAALGDVVASRHLLDGRNTLDSALWRKSGWLFRALGRPTA encoded by the coding sequence ATGGCCTCGCCCAAGATCACCGTGATCGGCCTCGGCTACCTCGGCGCCACCCACGCGGCCGCCATGGCCGAACTGGGGTTCGAGGTGCTGGGGCTGGACGTCGTCCCGGAGAAGATGCGCAAGCTGGAGCAGGGCCAAGCACCCATGTTCGAGCCGGGCCTGGAAGACCTGCTGCGCGCACACGTCGCCGGGGTCGAGGGCTCCACCGGCCGGCTGCGGTTCACCGACTCCTGGGAGGAGCTGGGCGCCTTCGGCGACGTGCACTTCCTGTGCGTCAACACGCCGCAGAAGCACGGGGAGTTCGCCTGCGACATGAGCTACGTCGAGCGCGCCGTCGACTCCCTCGCGCCGCATCTGCACGGCCCCGCGCTCGTCGTCGGCAAGTCCACCGTCCCGGTCGGCAGCGCCGAGCGGCTCGCGACCCGGATCGCCGAGCTGGCGCCCGCCGGGCAGGAGGCCGAGCTGGCCTGGAACCCCGAGTTCCTGCGGGAGAGCTTCGCCGTCAAGGACACCCTCCACCCCGACCGCATCGTCGTCGGGGTCGGCGGGCCGCGCGGCGAGGGGCTGCTGCGCGAGGTGTACGCGCAGCCGGTCGCCGAGGGCACCCCCTTCCTGGTGACCGACTTCCCGACCGCCGAGCTGGTCAAGACCGCCGCCAACTCCTTCCTGGCCACGAAGATCTCCTTCATCAACGCCATGGCCGAGGTCTGCGAGGCCGCGAACGGCGACGTGGTCAAACTCGCCGAGGCCATCGGCCACGACGACCGCATCGGTCACAAGTTCCTCCGGGCCGGGATCGGCTTCGGCGGCGGCTGCCTGCCCAAGGACATCCGCGCCTTCATGGCCCGCGCCGGCGAGCTGGGCGCCTCCGAGGCGCTCACCTTCCTGCGCGAGGTCGACTCCATCAACATGCGGCGCCGCGCCCAGATGGTCGAGCTGGCCCGGGACGCGCTGGGCGGGGTACTGCTCGGCAAGCGGATCGCCGTGCTGGGCGCCACCTTCAAACCCGACTCCGACGACGTACGCGACTCGCCCGCGCTCAACGTCGCCGGGCAGCTGCACCTCCAGGGAGCCCAGGTGACGGTCTACGACCCGAAGGGCATGGAGAACGCGCGGGCCGTCTTCCCCACGCTGGGCTACGCGGACAGCGCGCTGGAGGCCGCGCGCGGCGCGGATGTGGTGCTGCATCTGACGGAGTGGCCGGAGTTCAAGGAGCTCGACCCCGCCGCGCTGGGCGACGTCGTCGCCTCCCGCCACCTCCTCGACGGCCGCAACACCCTGGACTCCGCGCTCTGGCGCAAGTCCGGCTGGCTCTTCCGCGCACTCGGCCGCCCCACCGCGTGA
- a CDS encoding acyl-CoA dehydrogenase produces the protein MASDFDLYRPSEEHEMLRDSVRALAEAKIAPHAAEVDEEARFPQEARDALVANDLHAVHVPESYGGAGADALATVIVIEEVARVCGSSSLIPAVNKLGSLPVILSASEELKKRYLTPLAKGDAMFSYCLSEPDAGSDAGGMKTKAVRDGDHWVLDGVKRWITNAGVSDYYTVMAVTDAEKRTKGISAFVVEKDDPGVSFGAPEKKLGIKGSPTREVYLDNVRVPADRMIGAEGTGFATAMKTLDHTRITIAAQALGIAQGALDYAKGYVQERKQFGKPIGDFQGVQFMLADMAMKIEAARQLTYAAAARSERVSEGSEKEDLTFFGAAAKCYASDAAMEITTDAVQLLGGYGYTRDYPVERMMRDAKITQIYEGTNQVQRIVMARNLP, from the coding sequence TTGGCGTCTGATTTCGACCTCTACCGGCCGTCCGAGGAGCACGAGATGCTCCGTGACTCGGTGCGCGCGCTCGCCGAGGCGAAGATCGCGCCGCACGCCGCCGAAGTGGACGAGGAGGCGCGGTTCCCGCAGGAGGCCCGGGACGCCCTGGTCGCCAACGACCTGCACGCGGTGCACGTACCCGAGTCCTACGGCGGTGCCGGCGCCGACGCGCTGGCCACCGTCATCGTCATCGAGGAGGTCGCCCGGGTCTGCGGCTCCTCCTCCCTCATCCCGGCCGTCAACAAGCTCGGCTCGCTGCCGGTGATCCTCTCCGCCTCGGAAGAGCTCAAGAAGCGCTACCTGACGCCGCTGGCCAAGGGCGACGCGATGTTCTCCTACTGCCTGAGCGAGCCGGACGCCGGTTCCGACGCGGGCGGCATGAAGACCAAGGCCGTGCGGGACGGTGACCACTGGGTCCTCGACGGCGTCAAGCGCTGGATCACCAACGCCGGGGTCTCCGACTACTACACGGTGATGGCCGTCACCGACGCCGAGAAGCGCACCAAGGGCATCTCCGCGTTCGTGGTGGAGAAGGACGACCCGGGCGTCTCCTTCGGCGCCCCGGAGAAGAAGCTGGGCATCAAGGGATCCCCCACCCGGGAGGTCTACCTGGACAACGTGCGCGTCCCGGCCGACCGGATGATCGGCGCCGAGGGCACCGGCTTCGCCACCGCCATGAAGACCCTCGACCACACCCGCATCACCATCGCCGCACAGGCCCTGGGCATCGCTCAGGGGGCGCTGGACTACGCGAAGGGGTACGTCCAGGAGCGCAAGCAGTTCGGCAAGCCCATCGGCGACTTCCAGGGCGTCCAGTTCATGCTGGCCGACATGGCCATGAAGATCGAGGCGGCCCGGCAGCTCACCTACGCGGCCGCCGCGCGCTCCGAGCGGGTCTCGGAAGGCAGCGAGAAGGAGGATCTGACCTTCTTCGGCGCCGCCGCCAAGTGCTACGCCTCGGACGCCGCCATGGAGATCACCACCGACGCCGTCCAGCTCCTCGGCGGCTACGGCTACACCCGCGACTACCCCGTCGAGCGGATGATGCGGGACGCGAAGATCACCCAGATCTACGAGGGCACCAACCAGGTGCAGCGCATCGTGATGGCGCGGAACCTGCCGTAG
- a CDS encoding dipeptidase produces MTRPDSPRLEHARALLTEHPVVDGHNDLPWALREQAHYDLDKLDIALDQREKLHTDLARLRAGGVGAQFWSVYVPGELTGDDAVSATLEQIDAVRLLAARYPRDLQLAFTAEDVEAAHAQRRIASLMGAEGGHSINNSLAALRALYQLGVRYLTLTHNNSLDWADSATDEPRAGGLSRFGEEVVREMNRLGMLVDLSHVAAETMRDALRVTEAPVIFSHSSARAVCDHPRNIPDDVLAQLPANGGVAMATFVPKFILPEAVAWTRSADENMRAHGLDHLDLSDEGRAVQREFERANPRPVPDAGTVADHLDHMREVAGIDHIGIGGDFDGTAFTPAQLSDVAGYPHLVAELLDRNWSEADLAKLTWSNALRVLREAEEVARALQTQRGPSIATIGQLDGARRAD; encoded by the coding sequence GTGACGCGGCCCGACAGCCCCCGCCTGGAGCACGCCCGCGCGCTGCTCACCGAGCACCCCGTCGTGGACGGGCACAACGACCTGCCCTGGGCGCTGCGCGAACAGGCGCACTACGACCTGGACAAGCTCGACATCGCACTCGACCAGCGCGAGAAGCTGCACACCGACCTGGCGCGGCTGCGCGCGGGCGGGGTCGGGGCGCAGTTCTGGTCCGTCTACGTGCCCGGCGAGCTGACCGGGGACGACGCGGTGAGCGCCACCCTGGAGCAGATCGACGCGGTACGGCTGCTGGCGGCGCGCTACCCGCGGGACCTCCAACTGGCCTTCACCGCCGAGGACGTGGAGGCGGCGCACGCGCAGCGGCGCATCGCCTCGCTGATGGGCGCCGAGGGCGGGCACTCCATCAACAACTCGCTGGCCGCGCTGCGTGCCCTCTACCAGCTCGGGGTGCGCTATCTGACGCTCACCCACAACAACTCGCTGGACTGGGCCGACTCGGCCACCGACGAGCCGCGTGCGGGCGGTCTGAGCCGCTTCGGCGAAGAGGTCGTCCGGGAGATGAACCGGCTCGGCATGCTGGTCGACCTCTCGCACGTGGCGGCCGAGACGATGCGCGACGCGCTGCGGGTCACCGAGGCGCCCGTCATCTTCTCGCACTCCTCCGCGCGCGCCGTCTGCGACCATCCGCGCAACATCCCGGACGATGTGCTCGCCCAGCTCCCCGCCAACGGGGGCGTGGCGATGGCCACCTTCGTGCCGAAGTTCATCCTCCCCGAGGCGGTGGCCTGGACCCGGTCGGCCGACGAGAACATGCGGGCGCACGGCCTCGACCACCTCGACCTGTCCGACGAGGGCCGCGCGGTGCAGCGCGAGTTCGAGCGCGCCAACCCGCGGCCGGTCCCGGACGCGGGCACCGTCGCCGACCACCTCGACCACATGCGCGAGGTCGCGGGCATCGACCACATCGGCATCGGCGGCGACTTCGACGGCACGGCCTTCACCCCGGCCCAGCTCTCGGACGTCGCCGGCTACCCGCACCTGGTGGCCGAACTGCTGGACCGCAACTGGTCCGAGGCCGATCTGGCCAAGCTGACCTGGTCCAACGCCCTGCGCGTGCTGCGCGAGGCGGAGGAGGTGGCCCGGGCGCTGCAGACGCAGCGCGGGCCCTCGATCGCCACGATCGGCCAGTTGGACGGTGCCCGGCGCGCGGACTGA
- the purE gene encoding 5-(carboxyamino)imidazole ribonucleotide mutase: MSTAASPLVGIVMGSDSDWPVMEGAAKALEEFSVPYEVDVVSAHRMPREMIAYGEDAADRGLKAVIAGAGGAAHLPGMLASVTPLPVIGVPVPLKYLDGMDSLLSIVQMPAGVPVATVSVGGARNAGLLAVRMLAAHDGELREKMRDFQQELNEQATEKGKRLRAKAAGDTGFGFGQAGGNR, translated from the coding sequence ATGAGCACTGCTGCCAGCCCCCTCGTGGGCATCGTCATGGGGTCCGACTCGGACTGGCCCGTCATGGAGGGGGCCGCCAAGGCGCTGGAGGAGTTCTCGGTGCCCTACGAGGTGGACGTCGTCTCCGCACACCGGATGCCCCGCGAGATGATCGCCTACGGCGAGGACGCCGCCGACCGCGGTCTGAAGGCGGTCATCGCGGGCGCGGGCGGCGCGGCGCACCTGCCGGGCATGCTCGCGTCGGTCACCCCGCTGCCGGTGATCGGCGTACCCGTACCGCTGAAGTATCTGGACGGCATGGACTCGCTGCTGTCCATCGTGCAGATGCCCGCGGGGGTCCCCGTCGCGACCGTCTCCGTCGGCGGGGCACGCAACGCCGGGCTGCTCGCCGTCCGGATGCTCGCCGCGCACGACGGCGAACTGCGCGAGAAGATGCGCGACTTCCAGCAGGAGCTCAACGAGCAGGCCACCGAGAAGGGCAAGCGGCTGCGGGCCAAGGCCGCCGGGGACACCGGCTTCGGCTTCGGCCAGGCGGGAGGCAACCGGTGA
- a CDS encoding 5-(carboxyamino)imidazole ribonucleotide synthase, which produces MTFPVVGMVGGGQLARMTHEAGIPLGIRFKLLSDTAQDSAAQVVNDVVVGDYRDLDTLRRFAEGCDVITFDHEHVPTEHLRALEADGIPVRPGPDTLVHAQDKGVMRARLAGLGVPAPRNRLVSDPRDVAAFAAEGAAPGAGDGFPVVLKTVRGGYDGKGVWVVRGADDPNAAEPFKAGVAVLAEEKVDFARELAANVVRSPHGQAVAYPVVESVQVDGVCDTVIAPAPELAEDLAMGAQQIALKVAHELGVVGHLAVELFETADGRLLVNELAMRPHNSGHWTQDGAVTSQFANHVRAVLDLPLGDPRCRERWTVMANVLGGDYPDMYAAYLHCMARDPQLKIHMYGKDVKPGRKVGHVNVYGDDLAEVRERAAHAAGYLRGTVVE; this is translated from the coding sequence GTGACATTCCCGGTGGTCGGCATGGTCGGCGGTGGCCAGCTCGCTCGTATGACCCACGAGGCGGGCATCCCGCTCGGCATCAGGTTCAAGCTTCTCTCCGATACGGCGCAGGACTCGGCGGCACAAGTCGTCAACGACGTTGTCGTTGGCGACTACCGAGATCTGGACACGCTGCGGCGCTTCGCCGAAGGCTGCGACGTGATCACTTTCGATCACGAACACGTGCCCACCGAGCACCTCCGCGCCCTGGAGGCGGACGGCATCCCCGTCCGCCCCGGGCCGGACACGCTCGTGCACGCGCAGGACAAGGGCGTGATGCGCGCCCGGCTCGCCGGACTCGGTGTGCCCGCGCCGCGCAACCGCCTGGTGAGCGACCCCCGGGATGTCGCCGCCTTCGCCGCGGAGGGGGCCGCCCCCGGCGCCGGCGACGGCTTCCCCGTCGTCCTCAAGACGGTGCGCGGCGGCTACGACGGCAAGGGCGTGTGGGTCGTGCGCGGCGCCGACGACCCGAACGCGGCCGAGCCCTTCAAGGCGGGCGTCGCCGTGCTCGCCGAGGAGAAGGTCGACTTCGCGCGGGAGCTGGCGGCGAACGTCGTGCGCTCCCCGCACGGGCAGGCCGTCGCCTACCCGGTCGTGGAGTCCGTCCAGGTCGACGGGGTCTGCGACACAGTGATCGCCCCCGCCCCCGAGCTGGCCGAGGACCTCGCGATGGGCGCCCAGCAGATCGCGCTGAAGGTGGCGCACGAGCTGGGTGTCGTCGGGCATCTGGCCGTGGAGCTGTTCGAGACCGCCGACGGACGGCTGCTCGTCAACGAGCTGGCCATGCGGCCGCACAACTCCGGCCACTGGACCCAGGACGGCGCCGTCACCTCGCAGTTCGCCAACCACGTGCGCGCCGTGCTCGACCTGCCGCTGGGCGACCCGCGCTGCCGGGAGCGGTGGACGGTGATGGCCAACGTGCTGGGCGGCGACTACCCCGACATGTACGCGGCGTACCTGCACTGCATGGCCCGCGACCCGCAGCTCAAGATCCATATGTACGGGAAGGACGTGAAGCCCGGCCGCAAGGTGGGGCATGTCAACGTCTACGGTGACGATCTCGCCGAAGTGCGGGAGCGCGCCGCGCACGCCGCCGGATATCTGCGCGGCACCGTCGTGGAGTGA
- a CDS encoding protease inhibitor I42 family protein: protein MKPATLALSVLLAATACGGGGGSGGDDGGTGVPRPREFGTDRTRVRVGPHETFVLKVPYRPSEGYGWVVRGKRPDRRILTRLSTTSHGFTPDRPGDRGERWYTFRAERHGSTEFTLRECFGCGAGRPEGDVPGGDRPVRDVTFRVTVVDRP, encoded by the coding sequence ATGAAACCAGCCACACTGGCGCTGTCCGTCCTGCTGGCCGCCACGGCCTGCGGCGGAGGCGGTGGCAGCGGCGGTGACGACGGCGGGACCGGCGTCCCGCGGCCGCGCGAGTTCGGTACCGACCGGACCCGGGTGCGGGTCGGCCCACACGAGACGTTCGTACTGAAGGTCCCCTACCGGCCCTCGGAGGGGTACGGCTGGGTCGTCCGCGGGAAACGGCCCGATCGGCGGATCCTCACCCGGCTGAGCACCACCAGCCACGGCTTCACCCCGGACCGGCCGGGCGACCGCGGCGAGCGCTGGTACACCTTCCGGGCCGAGCGGCACGGCAGCACGGAGTTCACACTGCGGGAGTGCTTCGGGTGCGGGGCCGGGCGCCCGGAAGGTGACGTCCCGGGCGGGGACCGTCCCGTCCGGGACGTCACCTTCCGGGTCACGGTCGTGGACCGACCGTGA